The proteins below are encoded in one region of Natronobacterium texcoconense:
- a CDS encoding DUF5518 domain-containing protein translates to MTNWRAVLVGFLVAAVLGVVGLAVPGIGQLAAGLIGGFVAGYLAGGGLARGFWHGLLAGALGGILGGLVIALFVAIAGWAAGPAGGALGGLAGLSILTVAVLVAFVMALESAIAGAIGGLLNPDRPARSTSRDYY, encoded by the coding sequence ATGACCAACTGGCGAGCCGTCCTCGTCGGCTTTCTCGTCGCGGCCGTTCTCGGCGTCGTCGGACTCGCGGTGCCGGGTATCGGCCAACTGGCCGCCGGCCTGATCGGTGGCTTCGTGGCCGGCTATCTCGCCGGCGGCGGCCTCGCACGCGGATTCTGGCACGGCCTCCTCGCTGGCGCGCTCGGTGGCATCCTCGGCGGACTGGTGATCGCGCTCTTCGTCGCCATCGCGGGCTGGGCGGCCGGTCCCGCAGGTGGTGCGCTCGGCGGTCTCGCGGGCCTGAGCATCCTCACTGTGGCAGTGCTCGTCGCGTTCGTGATGGCCCTCGAGAGCGCGATTGCGGGTGCCATCGGCGGGCTTCTCAATCCCGATCGGCCGGCCCGGTCGACGAGCCGAGACTACTACTGA
- a CDS encoding NOG1 family protein, with the protein MIFEDLPTTPTSEELIDKAFSRAARAGKAQGGLEAQQSMLQTASNIISDNLENVVTAWPDFAYEDDVHPFYYELADAIVDVDELRQSLSEVMWASRKAREIHEEYQPRLRKTDVDTARKHRKQAFARLADIVEQVDDHLLYINEARNDLRDLPEIDPEEPTIVVAGYPNVGKSSFVNGVTRARGETASYPFTTRGIGVGHFEHEHIRYQLVDTPGLLDRPPAERNEIESQAVSAIEHLADCMLVMVDPSGECGYPIESQLELRDSIAAQFEEVPVLTVANKIDREEVWNSDVEEMDADYTMSIETDENVETVLEATIEAVDHEPELPFEE; encoded by the coding sequence ATGATTTTCGAAGACCTTCCGACGACGCCCACGTCGGAAGAGCTGATCGACAAGGCGTTTTCGCGGGCAGCGCGGGCCGGCAAAGCCCAGGGCGGCCTCGAGGCCCAGCAGTCGATGCTCCAGACGGCGTCGAACATCATCTCGGACAACCTGGAAAACGTCGTCACGGCGTGGCCGGACTTCGCGTACGAGGACGACGTCCACCCGTTCTACTACGAACTCGCGGACGCGATCGTGGACGTCGACGAACTGCGCCAGAGCCTCTCCGAGGTGATGTGGGCCAGCCGAAAGGCCCGCGAGATCCACGAGGAGTACCAGCCGCGGCTCCGGAAGACCGACGTCGATACGGCCCGGAAGCACCGCAAGCAGGCCTTTGCACGCCTCGCGGACATCGTCGAACAGGTCGACGATCACCTGTTGTACATCAACGAGGCGCGCAACGACCTCCGGGACCTGCCCGAGATCGATCCCGAGGAGCCGACGATCGTCGTCGCCGGCTACCCCAACGTCGGCAAATCCTCGTTCGTCAACGGCGTCACCCGCGCCCGCGGCGAAACGGCCTCCTACCCGTTCACGACGAGAGGAATCGGTGTCGGTCACTTCGAGCACGAACACATCCGCTACCAGCTCGTCGACACGCCAGGGTTGCTCGACCGCCCGCCGGCGGAGCGAAACGAGATCGAATCGCAGGCCGTCAGCGCCATCGAACACCTCGCGGACTGTATGCTCGTGATGGTCGACCCCAGCGGAGAGTGTGGCTACCCGATCGAGTCACAGCTCGAGCTCCGGGATTCGATCGCCGCCCAGTTCGAGGAGGTACCCGTCCTCACGGTCGCGAACAAAATCGACCGCGAAGAGGTCTGGAACAGCGACGTCGAGGAGATGGACGCCGACTACACCATGAGCATCGAGACCGACGAGAACGTCGAGACGGTTCTTGAAGCCACAATCGAAGCGGTCGACCACGAACCCGAACTGCCGTTCGAGGAGTGA